The Leptidea sinapis chromosome 37, ilLepSina1.1, whole genome shotgun sequence region GGAAGGAGACAATCGTAATAGAATTTCAGCAATTTTGGTTCCATCACGTCTGCCCAATACATTTCATCTTTTTCTAtaatttctgtttttattttattatcgcCAAACCAAATTCCAAACAAACATTGTTGTTTTTTGCAGATATGCAATTGACCTTGCACTTGAAAATACCAATCCGATTTTTGGTTAATCACTACTgcgccatttttattttttttataaaaatgcatCTTGTTCTGCCGAATCGCTTCTTCTAAACCAATTTTAAATGGTGCTATGGGACATTTTATTTCCACAATCATGTCGCTTGTGATGCCATCAGGCGTTGCACCCAAAAATGGGTATTtgtcatcaataaataagccaCAATTTTCAATCTTAACATTTTTCATTATAGATAGTTGTTCCAGCGcgattttttcatatttttttccatGGCTTATTGACGAAACATGGTCAATATTAGGTTTATACAGTAGATTTCTTACTATGTTTTGGCATGTATTTGTCTGTTTTCGTTTTACAATTTTTCCAAAATTTGAGGCTGTTAACATGTTTCGCCTTAGCTCTAACCATTCTCCAGATTCACTCTGTAATATGGTTCTCTTTTCAATGTCTCTTCGCTCTTCATCAGTTTTCATCAAATTTTGTACAAAGGTAGTTTTTGCTTTTTTCAAAGTGTCTTCGTCTAAATCTGGTTTGTCTACTATTTCACCATAATCCAAATTAAGCGTCCTTGGTACCAATAAGCGATTCTTttttcttatacatttttttgtctTAGCCCTTTTATCGTTCATTGTTTGTTCATGTTTTTTAATAGACTGTTTGGGACTGTGTCCACATATATTTCGATGCACAGTAGATAATAGTTTGCCTGTATTGAAAGAAATTACAGCGGCTGAGCATCTTGCTTGATAAGATCGTCtttgagaataatttattctttttcCGCTCACTAGTTTTGCAATGACGCCATTGAATCTTTCCACAATATTGCTATCGACATCTTCAATTAGACTATGTGCTTTATCAGCTAATCGAGCAActagtgtttttattttctgCCAAAGTAAACTGCCGAAAAATGTGTTGGGAGCTTCTggatgcatattatatttacataatagcTGATTACAATTTCCATGACGATTAAAAGCATGGCA contains the following coding sequences:
- the LOC126975765 gene encoding uncharacterized protein LOC126975765 → MNDKRAKTKKCIRKKNRLLVPRTLNLDYGEIVDKPDLDEDTLKKAKTTFVQNLMKTDEERRDIEKRTILQSESGEWLELRRNMLTASNFGKIVKRKQTNTCQNIVRNLLYKPNIDHVSSISHGKKYEKIALEQLSIMKNVKIENCGLFIDDKYPFLGATPDGITSDMIVEIKCPIAPFKIGLEEAIRQNKMHFYKKNKNGAVVINQKSDWYFQVQGQLHICKKQQCLFGIWFGDNKIKTEIIEKDEMYWADVMEPKLLKFYYDCLLPELVDPRHKRNKPIHDPENVVAQSKENAASNIVNISEEPKTKENSDDTVADTDKTADVDNFAFVDEDVADADDVSVVDSSEYIMAFSEY